The bacterium genome includes the window TTCTCTCGGCATGGGGCATTTTGGTTTAAATCATGTCCAGGACAAGGGTAATGACAGATAATATGCGGAGAAAAAATCTTTTACTGCATGTATGCTGTGCGCCGTGTTCAACATATCCTATTACAGTATTGAGGGAAGATTATGATGTTACAGCATATTTTTATAATCCCAATATTCACCCCAAGAGAGAGTGGAAAATGCGCAGAGATGAACTAACTCGTTTTCTTGAAAGATGGGACATTCCGCTTATAATTGAAGAATATGATGCTGCAAGATGGTTCAGGCTCATAAGGGGTTTTGAAGATGAACCCGAGGGCGGCAATCGGTGTGAGATTTGTTTTGACATGCGTCTTAAGAAAACAGCGGAATTTGCTGCCCGTAGAGGATTTGATATTTTTACTACGACTCTGTCTGTGAGCCCTCACAAAAATGCACAGCTTATAAATAAACTCGGTATGGATGCATCAGGTGAGTTTGGAGTGGAATTTTATCAAGCTAATTTTAAAAAGAAGAATGGTTTTAAAATCAGCGTGGAAATCAGCAGAAAAGAAGGCTTGTACAGGCAGAATTTTTGCGGCTGTATTTACAGCCAATGGGAAACTGAGGAGAGAAAAAAGATGCGGGCGAACAATGATTAATAAATATTCATTTGGGAAAATGGTTGTAAATAATGTGGAATACAGCAGAGATTTGATCATTACACCGGATTCAATTATTGACAACTGGTGGAGAAAAGAGAGCCACATGTTGTATTTACAGGATATTGAGGAAGCGCTGAATTTGTCAAAACCTGATGTGCTTGTTGCAGGAACAGGCAAATTCGGGCTTATGAAAATTGATGAAAGTTTAATCAAATTTCTTGACAATAAAAATATAGAATTTCATGCTCTTCCGAGTGCAAAAGCAGCAAAACTTTTTAACCGGCTTACACAAGATGGTAAGAGAGTGACAGGTGCATTTCATATTACATGCTGAATTAATGAGGAGAATCGAATGAAAGCGTCAGAACAGATTGGTTCAATTTTTATCGGATTGTGGCTGATTTTATCCGGGCTTGTTACTATGCTTAAAATCAGCAACAATACTCTAAACATAGCAATTGCAGTCATGGCTCTTGTTGCCGGAGTTCTGTTTTTAATGAGCAGGTCACATATTAAAGGAAGGCTGGGCACGTTTTTACTCGGTATATGGCTTATTGGAGCCGGATCAAAACCTGTTGTTGCAGTTCATTTCCCTTTGTATACCGTTATATTCGGCATTCTTGCAATTGCAGCAGGTGTATTGATCTTAATTGATCAATAGGGAGGAATTTTTGTCAGTATACAGAAAATATATTCTTTTAACAATTGCTGCTATTGTACCGCTGGGATTCGGCACAAAGTTCTATTCCGGGCCGCTTGCAAAGTGGGTAAATATTTATGGCGGGGGGGTCCTTTATGTGATTTTCTGGAGCCTTTTTTTAGCTCTGGTTTTTCCCCGATTCCGGATATTGTATAATGTAATTTCTGTGTTTACAGTAACCTGCATACTTGAATTCCTGCAGCTTTGGCATCCTCTTATTTTAGAAAAAGTACGTTCTGTTTTTATTGGAAGAGCACTTATTGGAACAACATTTTCCTTTCTCGATATAATCCACTATTCAGCAGGATCTTTTATCGTTTATGTTTTTCTCTGTAGTCTTCAAAGTAAACTCAACCCTTCGCATTAAAAAATCGTATAAAATTATTCTTTATTGCTTCTATGATAAATAAAGATAAAAGCATGCAAAAATAATATTATAGCTGTGGTTTATTT containing:
- a CDS encoding epoxyqueuosine reductase QueH; amino-acid sequence: MTDNMRRKNLLLHVCCAPCSTYPITVLREDYDVTAYFYNPNIHPKREWKMRRDELTRFLERWDIPLIIEEYDAARWFRLIRGFEDEPEGGNRCEICFDMRLKKTAEFAARRGFDIFTTTLSVSPHKNAQLINKLGMDASGEFGVEFYQANFKKKNGFKISVEISRKEGLYRQNFCGCIYSQWETEERKKMRANND
- a CDS encoding DUF2809 domain-containing protein encodes the protein MSVYRKYILLTIAAIVPLGFGTKFYSGPLAKWVNIYGGGVLYVIFWSLFLALVFPRFRILYNVISVFTVTCILEFLQLWHPLILEKVRSVFIGRALIGTTFSFLDIIHYSAGSFIVYVFLCSLQSKLNPSH